TCTATCATGCTGTTGATCTCCTCTATCCTTCCAAGGATCTCTTTGAACCTCTTTGTGATCTCTTCTCCCTTCACCGCTATCTCATCAACACTCTCGAACATTTCTTTTGACCCTTCCTCCACGTGCCCTATCGTCCCCCTCAAACTGCTCAGCATCTTCGCTATGTCTTCTGTTGCTCTCTGACTTTCTTCTGCAAGTTTTCTGATCTCATCCGCAACCACTGCAAATCCCCTTCCTGCCTCTCCTGCCCTTGCCGCCTCTATCGCTGCGTTCAGTGCAAGAAGGTTTGTCTGCTCTGCTATCGAGCTGATCGTGTCCACTATCTCCCCTATCGTCTTTGCTGACTCTACAAGTTCTTTCAGGTAGTCCCTCTGTTTCTCCGTTGAACTCTTCAGCTTCTCTATCACACGATTTACCCCTTCTACGCTCTCTGTTCCTTCTCTTGCCGCTTTCGTCACTGCTTCTGACCTTTCCGTCAGATCCTGGGTGATCTTTGAGATGTTCTGTGCACTCGCTGCCACTTCCTCTACCCCACTCGTCACTTCTGTGAGTGCACTGCTCATGTTGTTCGCCTCGTCCAGTATTTTCTTTGCCTCCTCATGAAGGTTCTCTGCCGATCTGTGGCTCTCTTCTGAGAGGGTTTTTATCTCTTCTGATGCCTCACTCAACTGTTTCGATGCCTCTATGATGTTTGTGATCATCTCTTTCAAGGAAGCTGCTGCTTCTTCCAAGCTCTCTTCTACCTGGGTGAGTTCATCTTTTCCTTTCGCCTCAAACTCTACCGTCAGATCCCCTTCTCCAAATCTCTTCACCCTCTCTACCTGCTGTTTCATCCTCTTCACTATCGGCATCATCGAAATAAACAACACCCCAAAAATTACGCCACCAAACACCACGTACGTCACTATCGTTCCAAAGGTCGCTTTCCTTCCTTCTGAAAGTAGTTCGCTCAGGTATCCTGTCGAGAAGATGTAAAAGTCGTATCCAGGTACTTTTGCCCAAACTGTGTATTTCTTCTCTCCGTCGTATTCGTACTCTACGTACCTTTCTCCTCCACTCTTTGCTTCATTGAACGCTTTCTCGAATTCCCCAAGTTCTTTCACGTCTTTCATGAAGTTTCCCATGTCTTTGTGAATCAGTACTTTCCCATCCCCCAACACGAGTATGCCGTAGCCGCTTTTGCTCGCTTTCCCCTCTTCTACTATAGTGCGCCAAAGATCAGAATTTTCTGAAAGATTTACACCAAAACCCACGATACCTGTTCTTGTGTTCATCGTTTCTATGGGAACTACCACAACCAGAACGGGTGTTCCCTGGAAGGTTTCTGGTATTAAAACAATGTCTTTACCCTCAACAGCTTTTATGTATTTTTCGTACTTGGAAAAGTTCTCTCGATTAACCAGGTTTCCATCTGTCAGAGCTGCGCTTTTGTTAAAGGACAATGCAGAGAATGCAAAAGAAAAAGTGCTTTTTTCTTTCTCAACGGTTGATTTTAACTGATTCGTAATCATAAATGCTTCGAAGAACTGTGAACCAAGATAAACGGCCGCAGATCGTGTCACATTTGACACGTTGTTTAATTTCTCTGAAACAAACTTTGCCAAAGCGCTAGTTTGATTTTCCACATTGACTCTAACAGAGTTGATAATCGATCTGGATACATCTTTGTAAATGAGAGAAAAACTAATGAGGAATCCCAGTATTACGACTACAATCAAAAACAACACTTTCGCTTTGAGAGACACGTTTTTCGCCTCCCTCCTTCAGAGTTTTCATAATCAGTACTTCAAACCACCTGTCATTATTCCTCTCATGAAAAGTCTTTGGAAGAGGAGGAAGATAATCAAGGTTGGGATAATGGTCAAAGTAGAGAAGGCAAGGATGGTGTTCCATTCTGCTCCCCCATATTCTTCCTGTATCGTAGCAAGTGCCAGCTGTAAGGTGTACAAACTTCTTTTGTTAACAACTAGAAGTGGCAGAACAAAATCATTCCATCTCCACGTGAAAGAGAAAATGGAAAGAGCAGCCACCAAAGGCTTTGAAAGTGGAAAGACGATCCTCCAGAAGATCTGCCACTCGTTAGCACCATCTATCTTTGCACTTTCCAAAAGTTCGTCGGGTATGTCTTTCATATACTGGACAGCCATGAACATACCAGTTGGAGTGTAAACGGCAGGAATGATCAACCCCCAGAGACTGTTTATCAAACCCAAGCTCCTGATCACAACGAACAGAGGAACCATTATCACCTGAGCACTTACAAACATGGTCATTGTGAAGAGACGATTCACAGGTCTGTTACCCCAGAAAGTTCCCTTTGCAAGGCCGTATCCGGTCATTACACACACGAGGACAGTAATAACTGTTGCTACAGTGGCAACAAACAGGGTATTTCTCAAATACGTCAGGAGATCGTAATCTTCCACAACGTTAATGTAACCTTCGAGGGAAGGATTCTTAGGAAAAATGGTGGGTGGATAGTTATAAATCTCTCCCAACGGCTTGAAGGATGAAACAACAGCGTAGAATACTGGAAGCATGAATACTACTAGCATGAATACTATGAAAATCCATTTTATAATACTTGCAATCATCTTCGTCCCTCCTGATTGATTATGATCTTGATTCTCTAAATTTGAGGGTTATCATCGCTACAGCGAACGCAATGAAGAAATACACTATGGAAGCAGCATAAGAATACCCTATCCTGAATTGCGTAAATGCAGTCTGATATATGTAAAGGGGTATTATGGTTGTGGCGTATCCGGGCCCTCCTGTGGTGAGTACATACACCCCCGCAAAACTTCTGAGTGTATGAGCAATTGCTGTCATGAGGACTAAAAGATTTGTATTGCTCATGGTAGGAAATACTACGTACCAGAATCTCTGCCATCTGTTTGCACCGTCTATCATAGCGGCTTCAATATAATCTTGGGGAACGTTTTGAAGGCCAGTGATGAACATAACCATCAAGAGTCCTGTCATACCCCAGGTTCGCAGCAAAGCAATTGAAAACAGAGCAGGGAAAGGTTTTATCAACCAAGGCACGGGCGAAAGACCTATTGTTCTCAGAATATGATTCAGCAATCCTATGTCGTAGGATAAAAGCCACTTCCACATGGTTGTTCCAGCTACAGCGGGCATCATGTATGGCCAATAGAAGAAGGCACGGAGTATTTTTGAAGAAGTATTTTCTTTGTACAAGCACAGAGCAAGAGCAAGTGATACGAAGAATTGCATAGGAATTGCGAGGAGAAGAAGTTTTATAGAAACCCATACAGAATTCCAGAACCACTTGTCACGAAGAAGCATTTTGAAATTTTCCAGTCCAACAAATCTGGGAGGGCTCAAAAGATTCCATTTGAAAAAGCCCATCACAAAAACACTGGCAACAGGTATAGCGACAAATATTATAAGAAATATCAATCCTGGCAACACGAACACAAATCTTGTTCTAACAAGACTTCGAAGCATCTATACTCCTCCTTCAGTTTCTCATTTCGCTTTCTTTTTTTTAATTGATGCGGGGGATGCCCCCCCGCTATGAAGTTTTACTTTTTAATACCCAGCTCTTCGATTATTCTTTCGTATTCTGCTCTAATGTTCTTCAGAGCTGTCTGAAGATCCTGCTGACCAGCTATTACCAGGGATATCTGTTTCCTCAGAGGATCATAGATCTTGCTCCAAACAGGATTAGCCCTGACTGTTACGATCCACTCAGGAGCGTTTGCAGCTAGGTATCCAAATACTTTCTGGACATGGTCCATTATTGGTATACCGTAGTCTACTTTGTGACCTTTGTAAGCGGAGAGATGTAAAGTTGTCTTCAGATAGATGTCGTATCCTTCACCCTTCCAGCCAGCCCAGAGAGCGAATTTTGCTGCTTCTTCTTCCTTCTTCTTATCTCCTGTCTTGAAGACACCGAAGAATCTTCCACCCTCAACTCCGAAACAATACTCATCCTTTGGAAGGTACGCAGGTTCGAATCTTTTGCCTCCACTCTCCGCAGCTTCAAGCGCATCAGCTGTCTCCCAGCTACCAGCCCAGTAAACAGCCGTGACCCCTCCGTAGAAATCGTTGTCAGCTGATTGACCACTGATCCATTCAGCGGGTACAAAAAGGTTTTCTTTGAAGAGATTTACAAAATCTTCGAGGGCTTTGATAGCTTTGGGATCCTTGTCGAGAACAAGATTCAAATCCTCATCCAGAACCTTAGCACCTCTTATTGCCAGGTAGTTGGCTATTCTTTCTGCTGAGTACTGAATGGACATAGCGTAAGGCAGGTTGTTCGCTTCTTTCACCTTCCTCAGAACATCAACGAATTCTTCCCATGTCCATGGTTCTTTTCTACCGCCGAACGGTGGAAATGGTATTCCTGCTTTTTCGAAGTAGTCAACGTTTACCCAAAGCCCCTGTACTGTGAAATGTAGAGGAACGTACTTGATTTTACCGTTTTCATCTTTGATGTAAGGCTTCACAACATCGTAGAGGGCATCTTCGAACTCTTTTGGTGTGATACCAAGATACTTCTCAATGTAGGGATCCAGATCGATGAGGTACTTTCTGAGATCAGGTGCAAATGGATAGGTGATGGTCATCAGGTCAGGTACATCACCACTCATGACAGCGAGTGATATCTTTTGCATGTAAGCTGAGTAAGAGATATCGATGAGTTCAAAATCAACATCGGGATTCAGTTTTTTGTACTCGGCGATAAGTGCTTCTAACCCTTTTCTTTCTGTTCCTCCACCACAATAGATTGTGAGTTTCACAGCACTGACCAGTGCAGGTACTAAGAGAAGAGCGATCAGGAAAACAACTGCAAACTTCCGCATAACTCTCCCCTCCTAACATAGGATTTTGATGTCTGATGCTTCAAAGGGATTTTATCATCAAGTTTTCATCCATGTCAAGTTCGATTAACTTAGAATACAGTCAATTGTGGATGTTTAAGGACAATTATAGGTGATTATTGAGCGTGTTCTTTCGAAACCAAATATTGACTCAAGTGGAAAAAATGTAGTAACATTACAGACGTGCATATTTGAAACATCAAATATCTAAAGAGGAGGGATGTCCATGAGGATCGTTCGGTTTGTTTCACTGGTGATGCTTCTTGTTGCTGCGGTAGCACTTTTTGGATCTGTAAAAGCTTCTCTCAGTGACAAACCGGTGGGATTTGCATCTGTTCCGACACCAGATTTGCCGGAGGGTACCACGGGAGGATTTGGTGGCGAGATCGTTTTTGTTAAAACGGCGGAAGAACTTGAGAAATACGCAACATCAGAAGGAAAATATGTCATAGTCATTGATGGAGCGATCGTTTTTGAACCAAAGAGGGAGATCAAAGTTCTTTCAGATAAGACAATCGTTGGTATAAACGACGCAAAAATAATAGGAGGAGGGCTGGTTATAAAAAATGCACATAATGTAATCATAAGAAACATTCATTTCGAAGGATTTTACATGGAAGACGATCCACGGGGTAAAAAGTACGATTTTGATTACATCAACGTAGAAAATTCTCATCACGTCTGGATCGATCACTGTACTTTTGTGAATGGAAACGATGGAGCCATAGATATCAAGAAGTTTTCAAATTACATAACAGTTTCCTGGAACAAATTCGTGGATCACGACAAGGTATCACTCGTTGGCTCTTCCGACAAGGAAGACCCAGAACAGGCCGGTCAGGCCTATAAGGTCACCTATCACCACAACTACTTCAAAAACTGCATTCAGAGAATGCCGAGAATCAGATTTGGAATGGCGCACGTGTTCAACAACTTCTACAGTATGGGATTGAGAACGGGTGTTTCTGGAAACGTCTTTCCCATTTACGGCGTGGCTTCAGCAATGGGAGCGAAGGTTCATGTTGAAGGAAACTACTTCATGGGATATGGTGCTGTCATGGCAGAAGCCGGTATTGCGTTCCTTCCCACCAGAATCATGGGGCCTGTGGAAGGTTATCTGACACTGGGTGAGGGCGACGCGAAGAATGAATATTATTACTGCAAAGAACCTGAAGTCCGCCCAGTTGAGGAAGGGAAGCCTGCTTTTGATCCGCACGAATACTACGATTACACACTTGATCCGGTCAGTGAAGTTCCAAAGATAGTAGTGGAAGGATCAGGAGCAGGGAAACTGGTGTTTGAAGATCTCATGTCTTCTAAATGACTTCTCCGGGTGGGAATTCCCACCCGGAAATCATCAATTTGAAGGGAGGTTTTCTCATGAAACGGTTCGTGTTCGTCTTTGTTGCACTTCTTGTTCTTCAAATTCTTGTGATGGGTTTTGGTCTCAAGGAGATCAAACCGGGGGAATATTACAACCTTTCCGACTATGAACGTCTGACAGGGAAGAGGATCACGAAGTTCAACGAGGCTCCCATGTTGAAAGAGATGGTCGAGAAGGGATTGTTACCACCTGTTGAAGAAAGACTTCCGAAAAACCCCCTTGTTGTGACTCCCGTAAAAGAGATCGGACAGTACGGTGGCACATGGAGGAGAGCCTGGTACGGTTTTTCTGACAAATGGGGACCAAACAAGATCTGCTTTGAGTATCCAATATTCAGAAGTAATGCATGGAAGTGAACTTGTGCCGAATGTCTTTGAAAGTATGATAGTGTCACCAGATGGAAGGTCCTTTACTTTCAAAATTAGAGAAGGGTTGAAGTGGTCTGATGGAGTTCCTGTCACAACAGAAGATGTCAGATTCTGGTACGAAGACATACTTTTGAACGAGGAAATAACACCATCTATATCTGCCGATTTGAGATCTGGGGGAGAGGTTTTCAAACTGGAGATAGTGGACGACTATACTTTCAGAATGATCTTCAAAGAACCAAATATGGTACTGCCCTGGAGGATAACTAAATCCTGGGTGGCCGGAACGAGTTTCGTCGTTCCTTCTCACTATATCAAGCAGTTTCATCCAAAGTATGTAGGAAAAGAAAAGGCCCAGCAGATAGCAAAAGAAAACGGTTTTGATAACTGGTGGCAGTTTGTTCAGGCAAGATGTCTGAACAGTGATTCTTGGTTGAGGAACCCTGATCTTCCGGTTCTTTTCCCATGGAAGCTGTCCAGAAGAACCACAGACACTATGCTAGTTCTTGAGAGAAATCCGTACTACTTCAAAATCGATCCAGAAGGTAATCAGCTCCCCTACATCGATGAAATAGTTCACTACCTCGTTCAGAACTCTCAAATGCTTGTCTTCAAAGCGATAACCGGAGAGGTAGATATGCAGGGCAGGAATCTATCTGTAGCGGATCTTCAACTGTTGCTAGCTAATCAGGAAAAAGGAGGATACAGAGTCATTTTCGAAAAACAAGGTATAGGAAGTGATGTCACTCTCTGGTTCAACCAGAATTACGAAGAGGATGAAATACTTGCGTCTATTCTCAGGGACGTGCGATTCAGGCAGGCTATTTCTCTTGCGATCAACAGGGAAGAAATATGGCAGCTTGTGTACCACGGACTTGGAGAACCGCGTCAGGCATCTCTAATCAAAGGAGTGAAATACTACGATCCTGAATGGGAAAAAGCATTCGCAGAGTACGACCCTGAAAGAGCCAATAAACTCCTCGATGAATTAGAGAAAAAATTAGAAATATGAATTATGGTAAACTATACCTGAAACATCAAACATCTTAGGGGAGTGATGAATTTGAAGGCACACGCCATGGTGCTGGAACGTTTCAACCATCCCCTTGTTTACAGAGAATTCGAGATAACTGAGATTCCACCTGGATCTGTCTTCGTTGAAATCCTCTCTGCCGGTGTATGTGGCTCGGATGTTCACATGTTCCACGGAGAAGATCCCAGAATTCCCCTTCCTATCATACTGGGACACGAAGGTGCAGGAAGAGTTGTTGAGGTGAACGGTGAAAAGAAAGACCTCAACGGAGAGTCGATAAAACCTGGTGATCTGATCGTATGGAACAGAGGAATCACCTGTGGAGAGTGTTTCTGGTGTAAAGTGTCAAAAGAGCCCTACCTGTGTCCAAACAGGAAGGTTTACGGAATAAACATGGGAAGCTCTGAGTATCCTCACCTCAGAGGGTGTTACAGCTCTCACATAGTACTCGATCCAAAGACGGATATTTTGAAGGTATCAGAAAAAGATGACCTCGATGTTTTAGCTATGGCTATGTGTTCTGGTGCAACAGCGTACCATGCTTTCGATGAATATCCAGAAAACTTTGCTGGGAAGACAGTGGTGATACAGGGTGCAGGACCTCTAGGATTGTTCGCCGTTGTCATAGCACGATCTTTTGGGGCAGAGAAAGTGGTGGTGATCGCCGGATCGCCGAACAGATTGAGAATTGCAGAAGAGATCGGAGCAGACATCACGCTGAACAGAAGAGAAACAACTGTTGAAGAGAGAAGAAAAATCGTCATGGACATCACACATGGAAGAGGAGCAGATTTTGTTCTGGAGGCAACAGGAGACAGCAGAGCCCTTTTGGAAGGAGCGGAACTTTTGAGAAGAGGGGGATACTACGCCGTGGCAGGTGTTGCCGTTCCGCAGGATCCTGTGCCACTGAAGGTTTACGAATGGCTTGTTTTAAAAAATGCAACGTTCAAGGGTGTGTGGGTGAGTGACACATCTCACTTTATGAAGACAGTATCGATCGCTTCCAGAAACTACAACCTTCTTTCTAAGCTCATCACTCACAAACTTCCTCTGAAAGAGGCAAACAGAGCATTGGAACTCATG
This genomic window from Thermotoga sp. SG1 contains:
- a CDS encoding ABC transporter substrate-binding protein, with protein sequence MRKFAVVFLIALLLVPALVSAVKLTIYCGGGTERKGLEALIAEYKKLNPDVDFELIDISYSAYMQKISLAVMSGDVPDLMTITYPFAPDLRKYLIDLDPYIEKYLGITPKEFEDALYDVVKPYIKDENGKIKYVPLHFTVQGLWVNVDYFEKAGIPFPPFGGRKEPWTWEEFVDVLRKVKEANNLPYAMSIQYSAERIANYLAIRGAKVLDEDLNLVLDKDPKAIKALEDFVNLFKENLFVPAEWISGQSADNDFYGGVTAVYWAGSWETADALEAAESGGKRFEPAYLPKDEYCFGVEGGRFFGVFKTGDKKKEEEAAKFALWAGWKGEGYDIYLKTTLHLSAYKGHKVDYGIPIMDHVQKVFGYLAANAPEWIVTVRANPVWSKIYDPLRKQISLVIAGQQDLQTALKNIRAEYERIIEELGIKK
- a CDS encoding zinc-binding dehydrogenase yields the protein MNLKAHAMVLERFNHPLVYREFEITEIPPGSVFVEILSAGVCGSDVHMFHGEDPRIPLPIILGHEGAGRVVEVNGEKKDLNGESIKPGDLIVWNRGITCGECFWCKVSKEPYLCPNRKVYGINMGSSEYPHLRGCYSSHIVLDPKTDILKVSEKDDLDVLAMAMCSGATAYHAFDEYPENFAGKTVVIQGAGPLGLFAVVIARSFGAEKVVVIAGSPNRLRIAEEIGADITLNRRETTVEERRKIVMDITHGRGADFVLEATGDSRALLEGAELLRRGGYYAVAGVAVPQDPVPLKVYEWLVLKNATFKGVWVSDTSHFMKTVSIASRNYNLLSKLITHKLPLKEANRALELMESREALKVILYPEG
- a CDS encoding carbohydrate ABC transporter permease, translating into MLRSLVRTRFVFVLPGLIFLIIFVAIPVASVFVMGFFKWNLLSPPRFVGLENFKMLLRDKWFWNSVWVSIKLLLLAIPMQFFVSLALALCLYKENTSSKILRAFFYWPYMMPAVAGTTMWKWLLSYDIGLLNHILRTIGLSPVPWLIKPFPALFSIALLRTWGMTGLLMVMFITGLQNVPQDYIEAAMIDGANRWQRFWYVVFPTMSNTNLLVLMTAIAHTLRSFAGVYVLTTGGPGYATTIIPLYIYQTAFTQFRIGYSYAASIVYFFIAFAVAMITLKFRESRS
- a CDS encoding carbohydrate ABC transporter permease, coding for MIASIIKWIFIVFMLVVFMLPVFYAVVSSFKPLGEIYNYPPTIFPKNPSLEGYINVVEDYDLLTYLRNTLFVATVATVITVLVCVMTGYGLAKGTFWGNRPVNRLFTMTMFVSAQVIMVPLFVVIRSLGLINSLWGLIIPAVYTPTGMFMAVQYMKDIPDELLESAKIDGANEWQIFWRIVFPLSKPLVAALSIFSFTWRWNDFVLPLLVVNKRSLYTLQLALATIQEEYGGAEWNTILAFSTLTIIPTLIIFLLFQRLFMRGIMTGGLKY
- a CDS encoding methyl-accepting chemotaxis protein, translated to MSLKAKVLFLIVVVILGFLISFSLIYKDVSRSIINSVRVNVENQTSALAKFVSEKLNNVSNVTRSAAVYLGSQFFEAFMITNQLKSTVEKEKSTFSFAFSALSFNKSAALTDGNLVNRENFSKYEKYIKAVEGKDIVLIPETFQGTPVLVVVVPIETMNTRTGIVGFGVNLSENSDLWRTIVEEGKASKSGYGILVLGDGKVLIHKDMGNFMKDVKELGEFEKAFNEAKSGGERYVEYEYDGEKKYTVWAKVPGYDFYIFSTGYLSELLSEGRKATFGTIVTYVVFGGVIFGVLFISMMPIVKRMKQQVERVKRFGEGDLTVEFEAKGKDELTQVEESLEEAAASLKEMITNIIEASKQLSEASEEIKTLSEESHRSAENLHEEAKKILDEANNMSSALTEVTSGVEEVAASAQNISKITQDLTERSEAVTKAAREGTESVEGVNRVIEKLKSSTEKQRDYLKELVESAKTIGEIVDTISSIAEQTNLLALNAAIEAARAGEAGRGFAVVADEIRKLAEESQRATEDIAKMLSSLRGTIGHVEEGSKEMFESVDEIAVKGEEITKRFKEILGRIEEINSMI
- the pelA gene encoding pectate trisaccharide-lyase, with translation MSMRIVRFVSLVMLLVAAVALFGSVKASLSDKPVGFASVPTPDLPEGTTGGFGGEIVFVKTAEELEKYATSEGKYVIVIDGAIVFEPKREIKVLSDKTIVGINDAKIIGGGLVIKNAHNVIIRNIHFEGFYMEDDPRGKKYDFDYINVENSHHVWIDHCTFVNGNDGAIDIKKFSNYITVSWNKFVDHDKVSLVGSSDKEDPEQAGQAYKVTYHHNYFKNCIQRMPRIRFGMAHVFNNFYSMGLRTGVSGNVFPIYGVASAMGAKVHVEGNYFMGYGAVMAEAGIAFLPTRIMGPVEGYLTLGEGDAKNEYYYCKEPEVRPVEEGKPAFDPHEYYDYTLDPVSEVPKIVVEGSGAGKLVFEDLMSSK
- a CDS encoding ABC transporter substrate-binding protein, which encodes MPNVFESMIVSPDGRSFTFKIREGLKWSDGVPVTTEDVRFWYEDILLNEEITPSISADLRSGGEVFKLEIVDDYTFRMIFKEPNMVLPWRITKSWVAGTSFVVPSHYIKQFHPKYVGKEKAQQIAKENGFDNWWQFVQARCLNSDSWLRNPDLPVLFPWKLSRRTTDTMLVLERNPYYFKIDPEGNQLPYIDEIVHYLVQNSQMLVFKAITGEVDMQGRNLSVADLQLLLANQEKGGYRVIFEKQGIGSDVTLWFNQNYEEDEILASILRDVRFRQAISLAINREEIWQLVYHGLGEPRQASLIKGVKYYDPEWEKAFAEYDPERANKLLDELEKKLEI